TATGGCTTTGTGATGATTTACCACTATTTCCGCCAGAGATGGCTACAGCGCCAGACTGAGCGCGCGTTACAAGGGCTGAGTAAGGAACAATTACGGGATATTGGGCTGACGACGGATGATATATCGCGCTGGAAGTAATGCTTTTTATTCTTGGGTTGCACGCATGGGGCTC
This genomic window from Buttiauxella gaviniae contains:
- a CDS encoding DUF1127 domain-containing protein → MGYEENRPHKPFYGFVMIYHYFRQRWLQRQTERALQGLSKEQLRDIGLTTDDISRWK